CGATGAGTTTCTTTCGATCGCACTCGATTATTTCAGTTCAGTAGAATAACCCTGAAAACTCCCTCTTCCAGAAGCTCCTCGGCCGTTGACTCGTCCTTCGTCAACCAAACTGTATATATGTCAACGTCCTGACCTTCATATTCGAGCGCAATAGGATCGTTCTCAAGGACATAGTTGTACTCTTCTTCATTTACCCTGACTATCTTTGCATTACCCATGTAATCTGAACTCTTGCTGCGGAAAACGTCGAAAGTTGTCGACTCATAAGCCTTCTCTCCAATGAAGCGGAGAATCGGAACGAAATCATTTGCGGGTACAAAGCCCGGCAGATTTGTCAGGAGAGCGCCTTCAGTCGTGAAGAACCATAGTGTCGGCGTTCCCCGAATCTGGAAGTAGGCGTAAAGGTCATTATATGTCATTTCCTTCATTTCCTCTCCAACCATGTAAGAAGCTGTCCCTGGATTGCTCTTGTAAATCTGAGAAAAGACAAAGCCAGCTCTCAGCAAATCTTCAACAGTCCCGTCTGAAAGCGTCTCCTTCACAAACTTGACGCAGTAGACACAACTGGTGTCAGAGAACATGACTATGGCCTCTTTATCTTCGATCTGAGCAAGCTTTATTGCAGTATCGAAATCGTCAAGCATTCCTGCATAAGAGAAAACCATAGCGGGTAGAACCAGGATTAGAACAAAGATTATCTTTTTCATTAAATCAACCTCCCGTTGCGAACTGTAATAGATTTAGGTTTCCTGTCATAGTGAGGAGTCCCGCCGCAAGTAGAACAACGAAGACCGCCACCTTCACGACCTTCCTCCATTTGCTCTCGCCGCCAAA
This DNA window, taken from Mesotoga infera, encodes the following:
- a CDS encoding thioredoxin; its protein translation is MKKIIFVLILVLPAMVFSYAGMLDDFDTAIKLAQIEDKEAIVMFSDTSCVYCVKFVKETLSDGTVEDLLRAGFVFSQIYKSNPGTASYMVGEEMKEMTYNDLYAYFQIRGTPTLWFFTTEGALLTNLPGFVPANDFVPILRFIGEKAYESTTFDVFRSKSSDYMGNAKIVRVNEEEYNYVLENDPIALEYEGQDVDIYTVWLTKDESTAEELLEEGVFRVILLN
- a CDS encoding cytochrome c biogenesis protein CcdA, whose product is FGGESKWRKVVKVAVFVVLLAAGLLTMTGNLNLLQFATGG